The DNA segment TCCCGGTCCGCGGCCCCTTCCCGGTCCCCCGCCCCGCCCCGCTCCCCGTCTCCTTCCCCGGCCTCTTCCGGGCCCCCGCGCGGCCGCCCTCTCGACGGGCTGCGGGTGCTCGACCTGGCCACGCTCTTCGCCGGGCCCATGGCCGCCACGCACCTCGGTGACTTCGGCGCCGAGGTGATCAAGGTGGAGCATCCGGGGCGGCCCGACCCCTCGCGCGGGCACGGCCCGTCGAAGGACGGGGTGGGCCTGTGGTGGAAGGTGCTCGGCCGCAACAAACGGACGATCACCCTCGACCTGTCCAGACCCGGCGGCCGGACCACGCTGCTGCGCCTCGCCGCCACCGCCGACGTGGTGATCGAGAACTTCCGCCCCGGCACCCTGGAGAAGTGGGACCTGGGCTGGGCGGAGCTGTCCGCCGCCAACCCGCGGCTGGTCCTCGCCCGGGTCACCGCCTTCGGCCAGTTCGGTCCGTACGCGCACCGGCCCGGCTTCGGCACCCTCGCCGAGGCGATGAGCGGCTTCGCGGCCCTCACCGGCGAACCGGACGCGCCGCCGACGCTCCCGCCGTTCGGGCTCGCGGACGCGGTCGCGGGCCTGGCGACGGCGTACGCGGTCATGACGGCGCTGGCCGCCCGCGAGCGGACCGGCGAGGGCCAGGTCGTGGACATGGCGATCATCGAGCCGATGCTCGCGGTCGTCGGCCCCCAGCCGACCTGGTACGACCAGCTCGGCTACGTGCAGGAACGCGCCGGCAACCGGTCGGCGAACAACGCCCCGCGCAACACCTACCGCACCGCCGACGGCTCCTGGGTCGCCGTCTCCACCTCCGCGCAGTCGGTGGCCGAGCGGGTCGTACGGCTGGTTGGCCGCCCCGAGCTGGCCGAGGAGCCGTGGTTCGCCACGGGCGCGGAGCGCGCCGCGCACGCGGACGTCCTGGACGCGGCGGTCGCCCCGTGGATCGCCGCCCGCACCCGCGACGAGGTCCTGGCGGCCTTCGAGAAGGCGGAGGCCGCGGTGGCTCCCGTCCAGGACGTCCGCGGTGTGCTGGACGACCCCCAGTACCAGGCGCTGGACACGGTCACCACCGTGCCCGACCCGGAGCTGGGACCGCTGCGCATGCAGAACGTCCTCTTCCGGCTCTCCGCGACCCCCGGCGCGATCCGCTGGGCGGGCCGCCCGCACGGCGCCGACACGGAGGCCGTCCTCACCGAACTGGGCCTCACCCCGTCCGACCTGCACGCCCTGCGCGAGGAAGGTGCCCTGTGACCGAGTTTCCGAGGTGCCCGCTCACCTGGCTCTACGTCCCCGGAGACCGCCCGCACGTCGTCACCAAGGCGCTGGCCGCGGGCGCCGACGTGGTGGTGATCGACCTGGAGGACGCGGTCGGCCCCGACCGCAAGGAGTACGCCCGCGCCGCCACCGCCGAGCGCCTGGCCGAGCCGCAGCAGGTCCCGGTGCACGTCCGCGTCAACGCCCTGGACACCGACCGGGCGGCGGCGGACCTGGCCGCGCTGGCCGGCCTGCCGGGGGTGTCCGGGCTGCGGCTGCCGAAGGTGACGTCGGCATCCGAGATCCGGCAGATCGCCGTGGCCACCCCGCTGCCGCTGTACGCGCTGCTGGAGTCGGCCCTCGGCATCGAGCACGCCTACGCGATCGCCACCGCCCACCCCTCCCTGCGGGGCATCTCCCTCGGTGAGGCCGACCTCCGGGCCGACCTGGGCCTGCGGGCCGACGCCGGCCTCGACTGGTCCCGCTCCCGCGTGGTCGTCGCCGCCCGTGCGGCCGGTCTGGCCCCACCGTCCCAGTCCGTCCACCCCGACATCCGCGACCTGGACGGTCTCGCCGCGTCCTGCGCCCGCGGCCGCGCCCTCGGCTTCCTGGGACGCGCCGCGATCCACCCCCGCCAGCTCCCGGTGATCGAGCGGGTCTACCTCCCCACCCCCTACGAGATCGAGGAGGCCGAGACGGTCCTCAAGGCGGCGGCCACCGACCAGGGCGCCCAGGCGCTGCCCGACGGCCGGTTCATCGACGCGGCGGCCGTGGCGCTGGCCCACCGGACGCTGTCCCTGACCCGCAGGAACTGAGACCGGGCCGGCACCGCGCCGCCACGCGAACGGCGGGGGCCGATCGCGCCGTGACCACCCCCGCACACGACGAGGGCGCCCGGAGAGTTCCGGGCGCCCTCGTCGGCGTGCGAGCGGTCGTCAGCCCTTCTTCGCCGACTCCGCCGTGTCCTTCGCCTCCACCGGTTCCGGCTCGGCCTCGGCGTCGGGCTCGACGTCGGCCTTGCCCGCGGTCTCCTTGCCCTTGGCCTCCGCCTTGCCCTTGGCTTCCGCCTTGGTCATGGTCACGGCGTCGGCCTTCGCGTCCGCGTCGGTCCCGGCCTTGGCGTCCGCGCCGGCATCCGGCTCGGCGTCGGCCTCCGCGTCTTCGGCGGCGCCTTCTTCAGCCGGGCCGTCGGGGGCGGCCGGTTCCACCACGGCCTCCTGTCCCGGTCGCAGCTTCGCGGAGAGCACGATGTACGTGACCGCCAGCAGGAAGACGATCAGGGCGGTCCAGTCGTTGAGGCGCAGGCCCAGGATGTGGTGGGCGTCGTCGACCCGCATGTACTCGATCCAGCCGCGGCCCACGCAGTACGCGGCGACGTACAGCGCGAAGGTCCGCCCGTGACCGAGCGCGAAGCGGCGGCCGGCCCAGATGGCCAGGAATCCGACGCCGACGCACCACAGGGACTCGTAGAGGAAGGTCGGGTGGTAGTAGCCCGGGACCCGGCCGCCCTCGGAGGAGGTGATGTGCAGGGCCCACGGAACGTGGGTCGCGTGGCCGTACAGCTCCTGGTTGAACCAGTTGCCCCAGCGGCCGATGGCCTGCGCGAAGGCGATACCGGGGGCGATGGCGTCGGCGTAGGCGGGCAGCGGGATCCCGCGGCGACGGCAGCCGATCCACGCGCCGACCGCGCCGAGCGCGATCGCGCCCCAGATGCCCAGGCCGCCCTCCCACACCTTGAAGGCGTTCACCCAGTCACGGCCGTCGCTGAAGTACAGCTCGTAGTCCGTGATCACGTGGTAGAGCCGGCCGCCGACGAGGCCGAAGGGCACGGCCCAGACCGCGATGTCGGCCACCGTGCCGGGCCGCCCGCCGCGGGCGATCCAGCGCTTGTTGCCGAGCCAGACGGCGACGAAGACACCGATGATGATGCAGAAGGCGTAACCGCGCAGCGGAACGGGGCCGAGGTACAGCACCCCGTGCGACGGGCTGGGAATGTAGGCAAGTTCCATGGCAAGGTCGACGCTACCGTGCCGGGCCGCGTGGGCGGCAGGCGGACCGGCTACGGCTCCATAACGGGCGCGTGAGAAACACGCTTACCCTCGGTCCGCCGCCTCCACCATCTGCTTGAGCTTCGCCGGGGTCATCGTCTGGTCCTGGTAGATGTTCTTGCCGTCGAACAGCACCGTGGGCGTCCCGGTGAAGCCGCCGGTCTGGAAGGCCTGGTGGGACTTGTTCACCCAGCTGTTGTGGGTGCCGTCCTTGACGCACTTGCGGAACGCGGGGGTGTCCAGGCCCGGCACCTTGCCGGCCAGCTCGATCAGCTTCGCGTCGTCGAAGGCGTCGCTGCTCTCCGGAGGCTGGTTCGCGTACAGCACGTCGTGGTAGTCGCGGAACTTTCCGGCGTCCTGGGCGCAGGCCGCCGCGTTGGCCGCGCGCAGCGAGCCGGTGCCGCCCATGTTGCCGTCGATCAGCCGGACCAGGTGGTAGTCGATTCTGAGCTTGCCCGCGTCGGCCAGCTCGTGCAGGACCGGGCGGTAGCGCGTCTCGAAGTCCTGGCAGGCCGGGCAGCGGAAGTCCTCCCAGACCGTGAGCGTGGACTTGGCGCCGTCCTTGCCGACCGGGATCGCGAGGCTGTCCTTGCCCTGCGCGCCGGAGGGCGCCACGACCGGGCCGGCGCTGCTTCCCTTCTTCTTTCCCGCGTTCGCGGCGATCACGCCGATCACCGCCGCCAGCCCGAGGACGCAGACGACACTCGCGCCCACGATCAGGGCGCGCCGGCGCTTCTCCGCGGACTTCTGCTTCTCGCGCTCGACCACCAGCCGCTCGCGGGCGGTCCGCTTTCCGTCACGGTTCTTCTCGCTCACACCCCCAGAACGAACCGGGGAGGCGCAGCGCGCCTCCCCGGCCGGAGGTCCACCCGTTCGAGTGACCGAAATATTCCGTTGTCGCCTGATGGGCGCCCATGTGAAGCGCGTCGCGCGCTCCGGTGTGGCTACGCCTGTCGGCGCACGCCCTTGGCCAGGTCGCCGGCCAGCTCGCGGACCGCGTCGATCCCGGAGGCGTGGTCGGCGGCGTCCAGCATCCGCTTCACGAACGCCGAGCCGACGATGACACCGTCGGCGAAGCCGGCGACCTCGGCGGCCTGGGTGGCGTTGGAGACGCCGAGGCCGACGCAGACCGGGAGGCCGCTGCCGGTGGCCCGGGTGCGCTCCACCAGGTCATGGGCCTGCGCGCCGACGGACTCACGGGTGCCGGTGACGCCCATCAGCGAGGCGGCGTAGACGAAGCCGCTGCCAGCAGCGGTGATCTCGGCGAGCCGCTCGTCCTTGCTGCTGGGAGCCACGACGAAGACCGTGCCGAGGCCGTGCTTCTCGGCGTGCTCGCGCCACAGCGCCGACTCCTGGACCGGCAGGTCGGGCAGGATGCAGCCCGCGCCGCCCGCCTCGGCCAGCTCGGCGGTGAACCGCTCCACGCCGTAACGGTCGATGGGGTTCCAGTACGTCATGACGAGCACCGGCTTGCCGGTGGCCTCGTGGGCCTCGCGGACCGTGCGCATGACGTCGGCGATCTTCACGCCGCCGCGCAGGGCGATGTCGTCGGCGGTCTGGATGACCGGACCGTCCAGGACGGGGTCGCTGTGCGGCAGGCCGACCTCGACGATGTCGGCGCCGCCGTCGAAGACGGCCTTGATCGCCTCGATGCCGCCGTCCACGGTCGGGAACCCGGCCGGGAGGTAGGCGATGAGCGCGGCGCGCCCCTCGGCCCTGGCGGCGGCGAGGGTGTCGGACAGCAGGTGGATGTTGCCGCTCACTTGGCGTCCCCCTCGATCTCGGCGGTGTCGGCTTCGTTGGCGGCAACCTCGGCGTCGGCTTCGTAGAGGCCGAAGTAGCGGGCGGCGGTGTCCATGTCCTTGTCGCCGCGGCCGGAGAGGTTGACGATGATCAGCCCGTCCGGGCCCAGCTCCTTGCCGACCTCCAGGGCGCCGGCGAGGGCGTGGGCGCTCTCGATGGCCGGGATGATGCCCTCGGTGCGCGACAGCAGGCGCAGGGCCTGCATGGCCGCGTCGTCGGTGACCGCGCGGTACTCGGCGCGGCCGGAGTCCTTGAGGTAGGCGTGCTCGGGGCCGATGCCGGGGTAGTCGAGGCCGGCGGAGATCGAGTACGGCTCGGTGATCTGGCCCTCCTCGTCCTGCAGGACGTAGGAGCGGGAGCCGTGCAGGATGCCGGGCTCGCCCGCGGTCAGGGTGGCCGCGTGCTCGCCGGTCTCCACGCCGTGTCCGGCGGGCTCGCAGCCGATCAGGCGGACGTCCGCGTCGGGGATGAAGGCGTGGAAGAGGCCGATGGCGTTGGAGCCGCCGCCGACGCAGGCGATGGCGGCGTCGGGCAGCCGGCCGGCCTGCTCCAGGATCTGCCGGCGGGCCTCCACGCCGATGACGCGGTGGAAGTCGCGGACCATCGCCGGGAAGGGGTGGGGTCCCGCGACGGTGCCGAAGAGGTAGTGGGTGTTGTCGACGTTGGCGACCCAGTCGCGGAAGGCCTCGTTGATGGCGTCCTTCAGCGTGCGGCTGCCGGACTTCACCGCGACGACCTCGGCGCCCAGCATGCGCATGCGGGCCACGTTGAGGGCCTGGCGCTGGGTGTCGATCTCGCCCATGTAGATGGTGCACTCGAGGCCGAACAGGGCGCAGGCGGTGGCGGTGGCGACGCCGTGCTGGCCGGCGCCGGTCTCCGCGATGACGCGGGTCTTGCCCATGCGCTTGGTGAGCAGGGCCTGCCCGAGCACGTTGTTGATCTTGTGCGAGCCGGTGTGGTTGAGGTCCTCGCGCTTGAGGAACACCCGTGCGCCACCGGCGTGTTCGGCGAACCGCGGCACCTCGGTGAGGGAGCTGGGGCGGCCGGTGTAGTTCACCAGCAGGTCGTCGAGCTCGCGGGCGAACTCGGGGTCGGCCTTGGCCTTGTCGTACTCGACGGCGACCTCGTCCACGGCGGCGACCAGGGCCTCCGGGATGAACTTGCCGCCGAACGCGCCGAAGTAGCCCTCGGCGGTGGGGACGTGACCCTCGGGGTCGGGAATGAAGAACTGGCTGGGCATGCGGATACCTCGCAGGGGCAGGGCCCCGGGTTGCTCGGACTTGGGGTACGTGCTGGTGCGCGCGCTGTGTTTCGGGCGTGCTGACCCACCTGCCCGACGGCCGCGTTCTCGGCGGGGCCGGGCAAAGATCTCACAGAATCCGGTGCCATCGGGGGCGGCCGGTCCGGAACGGTCCCGGCCGGTCCGCCGCGAGGGCGCCCGGCCGCGGCGTCGCGGACCGGTGGTGCCGGACCGTCCGCGGCTTCATCGTGCGTCACGAGCTGGGCTTCGTACATCACGAGCCGGACTTCGCGCACCATGAGCCGGGCCTCGTGCACCACGAACCCAGGGGGTGTGGGGTGTCACGAGCCGGTGAAGGCGGCCGGTGTTCCGTCTGGAGGGGGCGGTTCAGCTCACCGCGGGGGACACGCGCACAGCGTGCTGCCATCGCATGCCGTTGACCTGGCCGGGTTCGTCGCCGATCACATAGCGGACCCGCCGCCCGTGCACCCGCCGCGCGGGGGCACGGCAGCCTCGGGGCCGGCAGCCGCGGGCGAGGCGGGCATGGGGGTCCCGCGTCGCGAAGGTGATCGGAAGCATCTCGACGCCCAGCTTAGCGAAGGTTCAGTTCCGGCCGTGCCGCAGTGCGGGGTGCTCGCCCGCCGCGACCAGGTCGGCTACGGCCGTCTTGGGGTCGCGGCCGGTGACGAGGGACTCGCCGACCAGTACCGCGTCGGCGCCCGCGTTGGCGTAGGCGATCAGGTCGTGCGGTCCGCGCACGCCGGACTCGGCGATCTTGACGATGTGGTCGGGGATCTCCGGGGCGACCCGCTCGAACGTGGCGCGGTCGACCTCCAGGGTCTTCAGGTTGCGCGCGTTGACGCCGATGATCTTGGCGCCCGCGTCCACGGCACGCTCGACCTCGTCCTCGTCGTGCACCTCGACGAGCGGGGTGAGGCCGATGGAGACGGCACGCTCGATCAGCGACTCCAGGGCCGGCTGGTCCAGGGCCGCCACGATCAGCAGCGCGAGGTCGGCGCCGTACGCGCGGGCCTCCCACAGCTGGTACGACGTGACGATGAAGTCCTTGCGCAGCACCGGGATGTCGACGCGGGCGCGGACGGCCTCCAGGTCGGCCAGCGAGCCGCCGAAGCGGCGCTGTTCGGTGAGGACGGAGATGACGGCGGCGCCGCCGGCCTCGTAGTCGGCGGCGAGCCCGGCCGGGTCGGCGATCGCGGCCAGCGCGCCCTTGGACGGGCTGGAGCGCTTGACCTCGCAGATCACCTTGACGCCGTCGCCCTTGAGGGCGGCGACGCCGTCCTTGGCGGCGGGCGCCTTGGCCGCGCGCTCCTTGAGCTCGTCGAGGCTGACGCGTGCCTGCCGCTCCGCGAGGTCGGCCCGGACTCCGTCGATGATCTCGTCGAGCACACTCACGCGAGCGGCCCCCTTTCAGACGGTGGTACCTACGGTGGTTCCTGATGGGTTCGTGAACCCATGGTCACTTCGATGGTATCCGCAGGAGGGCCGAGGGCTCGCATCCGGTGCCCTCCGGTTCCATTACCTGGACACCCCCTGTTCGATCAAGGGTGCAACCAGCCACCGAACGGCAGGTTCCGGACAACGGTGAAGGCCAGCAGCAATGTGCCGGCGATCCACAGCGGGGCCGGGCCCGGATCGATCCGCACCGGTCTCCCGCGCGCGGCCCGGACCACCCAGGCGGTCCACAGCACGGCGAAGCCGAGGTAGGCCGCCACGCCCGCCGCGTTGTCCCGCAGGGCGGCGAGGAGGTCGCCGTGGATGAAGGCGTGCGCGCTGCGCAGTCCGCCGCAGCCGGGGCAGTACAGGCCCGTGAACCGGTACAGCGGGCAGACGGGGTAGTGGCCGGGCTCGCCGGGGTCGACGGCGCCGACGTAGGCGAAGGCCGTGGCCACGGCCGCGAGGGCCCCGGCCGGGGCGGCGAGGCGCTGCCACAGGGGGCCGGGCGGGTCCGCCGGGCGCGGTGCGGTGAGCGGGGTCGGGCCCGGGGCGAGACGGCGGTCGGCGTTCACCCTGGCATTCTGCCCGGCGGGCCCCCGGAACGCGCGCGAGGGGCGGCCCGGCACCGGTGGGGTGCGCGGGCCGCCCCTCGCGGGACGTGCGGGGCGGCGCTCAGCTCTGGGCGCCGGCCGGCTCGCGGGTCGCGGCCGGGGCGGCCTGGTAGGTGAGGGCGGTGGCCTGCTTGGGCATGCCGAGCCCCATGGCCCGCATGACGGCGCCCACGACGCCACCGAGGACCACGATCGCCATGCCGGCCCAGAAGCCGACCGGCTGGGCCATCACCATGAAGGCGCCCGCGACGCAGAAACCGATGAAGGCGATGGTGACGCCGGTCCAGGCGGCCGGGGTGTGACCGTGGCTGCTGCCCGCCATGACTTGCTCCTCGTTGCTGTACGTGTCGTAGTTCGCGACGTTCGTGTCGTACGTTTCCGGGCCCGCCCGTCACCGTCAGGGCCGGAACCGTCCGACCCGGAACTGTCCGAGCCGGACACTCGCCCTCCATTGTCCCGTACGCGTGCGCGTGCCGGACGCGGGGGTGCCGTCTGGTTCGCCACAGTCGGCGGCGTGGGCCGGGGAAGGGACGCGGCTCAGGCTCCGGTGGGGTCCTCGCCGCGGTCCAGGGCCTTCCAGATCTCCTCGGGGCGCTCTGGGTCGACCGGGCGGGCCGTGCGCCGGGGGCGCTCGCCGCCGCGCTCGTAGCGGCCGGACATGGCGGGCCACAGGCCGCCGTAGCGCAGGGCGAGCAGCCCGGCGAGCAGGATCAGGACGCCGCCGGCGGCCGCGACGTAGGGCCAGCCGGTGTGGGTGAGGGAGGCGACGGTGGCGGAGGCGTCTCCGGTGGCCTCGGCTGCCTTGTCGTCCAGCGCGGAGTCGTCCGAGGCGCCGGAGAGCGCGGCCACGACGATGCCGGCGCCGGAGAGCGCGAGCAGGGCGGCGACGAGGAGACGGCCGGCCCGGCGGACGGCGAACACGGCGACGAGCGCGGCGAGGCCCACGACGGCGAGGGCGGCGGGGACGCCGGTGACGTCGCTGCCCTTGGCGACCAGCGGGAAGGCGCCGCCGGCCACCGTCGCGGTGCCCTCCGACCAGCGCTGCCGGGTGGAGAGCAACGCGACGGCCGCGCCGAGCGCACCGAACATCAGGGCCATGGCGAGGCTCCGCCGGCCGGACCGGACGGGTGCGGAGGCCGTCGAGGAGTCGGAACGGGGGTGGGGTACGGCAGTAGTCACGTCATCCACTATCGCCTGAACCCCGGGCGAACCGTCACCCGGGGTTGGTCCCGGATCCGCTCAGGCCCGTCCCAGCCGGTTGGCGGTGTGCACCGCCCGCAGCACGGCCGCCGCCTTGTTGCGGCACTCGTTGTCCTCCGCGACCGGATCGGAGTCGGCGACGATGCCGGCGCCGGCCTGGACGTAGGCGGTGCCGTCCCGGAGCAGGGCGGTGCGGATGGCGATGGCGGTGTCGGAGTCGCCGGCGAAGTCGAGGTAGCCGACGCACCCGCCGTACAGGCCGCGGCGGGAGGGCTCGAGTTCGTCGATGATCTGCATCGCGCGGGGCTTGGGGGCGCCGGAGAGGGTGCCCGCCGGGAAGCACGCGGTGAGCACGTCGAAGGCGGTGCGGCCCTCGGACACCTTGCCGGTCACCGTGGAGACGATGTGCATGACGTGCGAGTAGCGCTCGATCGACATGAAGTCGACGACCTCCACCGAGCCGGGTTCGCAGACCCGTCCGAGGTCGTTGCGGCCGAGGTCGACGAGCATCAGGTGCTCGGCACGCTCCTTGGGGTCGGCGAGCAGTTCCTCGCCGAGCGCCTGGTCCTCCTGCAGGGTGGCGCCGCGGTGCCGGGTGCCGGCGATGGGGTGGACCATCGCGCGCCCGTCCTCGACCTTCACCAGCGCCTCGGGCGAGGAGCCGACGACGTCGAAGCCGTCGAAGCGGAACAGGTACATGTACGGCGAGGGGTTGGTGGCCCTGAGGACCCGGTAGACGTCCAGCGCGCTCGCCGTGACCGGGGTCTCGAAGCGCTGGGAGGGCACGACCTGGAAGGCCTCGCCCGCGCGGATGCGCTCCTTGACGTCCTCGACGGCTTCCTGGAAGTCGGGGCCGCCCCACAGCGCGGTGTACTCGGGCAGTTCGGAGGGCGGCAGGACAGCCGGAGGCTGGGCGACCGGCCGGGCCAGGTCGGCCTCCATGGCGTCCAGGCGGGCGACGGCGTCGGCGTAGGCGTCGTCGATGCCGGTGTCGAGGTCGTTGTGGTTGATCGCGTTGGCGATCAGCAGGACCGAGCCCTCCCAGTGGTCCATCACGGCGAGGTCGCTGGTGAGGAGCATGGTCAGCTCGGGCAGCTTCAGGTCGTCGCGCTCGCCGGGGCCGATCTTCTCCAGGCGGCGGACGATGTCGTAGCCGAGGTAGCCGACCATGCCGCCGGTGAAGGGCGGCATGCCCTCCTGGTGCGGGGTGTGCAGGGCCTGGAGGGTGGCGCGCAGGGCGGCGAGCGGGTCGCCGTCGACGGGGACGCCGACCGGCGGGGTACCGAGCCAGTGCGCCTGTCCGTCGCGCTCCGTCAGTGTCCCGGCGGACCGGACACCGACGAAGGAGTAGCGGGACCAGGATCGGCCGTTCTCGGCGGATTCCAGCAGGAATGTTCCGGTTCGCTCGGCGGCGAGCTTGCGGTAGAGGGCGACCGGGGTGTCGCCGTCGGCGAGGAGCTTGCGGGTGACCGGGACGACACGCCGGTCGGTGGCGAGCTTGCGGAAGGTCTCGAGATCCATGGCGGCAGACCTTACTGATCCGAGGCGGGCGTGCCGGAGACGTCGTCCCTCAGCAGGACGTCGGCGTCGAAGCAGGTGCGGTCGCCGGTGTGGCAGGCGGCGCCCACCTGGTCCACCCGGACCAGCAGTGTGTCGGCGTCGCAGTCCAGGGCGACGGACTTGACCCACTGGTAGTGGCCGGAGGTGTCGCCCTTGACCCAGTACTCCTGCCGGCTGCGGGACCAGTACGTGCAGCGGCCGGTGGTCAGGGTGCGGTGCAGCGCCTCGTCGTCCATCCAGCCGAGCATCAGCACCTCGCCGGTGTCGTACTGCTGGGCGACGGCGGGGACGAGGCCGTCGGCGTCGCGCTTGAGGCGGGCGGCGATCGCTGGATCGAGGCTGGTGGGGCGGGGGCCGCCGGTCGTACTGGTCATGGGTGCCATTGTGCCGCCTGGCACGGACAGTCACTGCGCGTGTCCGGTGGGCAGGCGTTTTGTATGGTCGTACGCTGGCTCCATGTCGACCTTCGCCAAGCGTGAACGGCTGCTGCTCGCCGACCTTTTGGAAACCGTCGGACCGGATGCCCCGACACTGTGCGAGGGGTGGCGGGCCCGGGATCTGGCCGCGCACGTGGTGGTGCGCGAGCGGCGCCCGGACGCGGCCGGGGGCCTTGTCATCAAGCAGCTCGCGCCGCGCCTGGAGCGGGTGACGGCTGAGTACGCGGCGAAGCCGTACGAGGAGCTGCTCCAGCTGATCCGCACGGGGCCGCCGCGGTTCTCGCCGTTCGCGCTGAAGCAGGTCGACGAGGCGGCGAACACGGTCGAGTTCTACGTCCACACCGAGGACGTCCGCCGCGCGCAGCCCGACTGGAGCCCGCGCGAGCTGGACCCGGTGTTCCAGGACACGCTGTGGTCGAACCTGGAGCGTTCGGCCCGGCTGATGGACCGGGGCGCGCCGACCGGCCTGGTGCTGCGCTGCCCGGACGGCCGGACGACGGTGGCGCACCGGGGCACTCCGGTGGTCACGGTGACCGGTGAGCCCTCGGAGCTGCTGATGTTCGCGTACGGCCGGCAGGGTGTCGCCGCCGTGGCCCTGGAGGGGGACGCGGACGCGATCGAGAAGGTGCACGAGTCCAGGCAGCTGGGCATCTGAGACCGGGGGCGCCGCCGCCATGATCAAGGTCGCGATGACGCACGTGTACGTGGAGGACGTGGCGAAGGCGCACGCCTTCTACACCGAGGTCCTGGGGTTCGAGACCCGGCTGCACATGGACCTCGGCGACGGCGCGCTCTTCGTCACGGTCGGCGCGCCCCACGGGGCCCAGCGGGATGTGCAGTTACTGCTGGAGCCGGGCCGCAACCCCATCGCCGACCCGTACCGCACGGCGCTGTACGACGCCGGGATCCCCTGCATCGTGTTCTCCGTGACCGACCTGCCGGCGGAGTACGACCGCCTGCGCGCCCTGGGCGTCCGCTTCACGCATCCGCCGCAGGAGCAGGGGCCGGTACTGGCGGCGGTGTTCGACGACACGGTCGGCAACCTGGTGCAGCTGACAGAGCCGCTGGGCTGAACACCGGCGGCCGGGCGGGGAGTCCGGGACAGCCGCCGGGCCGGGCCCGTACGATCCGTCAGGCCGGGTCCCCGTGCGGTCCGTCAGGCCGGGAGTTCCGCGCGGCGCAGGGCCGGGAAGCAGAGGAAGACGACTCCGCCGAGCCCGCAGACGGCCGCGCTGACCAGGTAGACCGGGCCGAGGCCCCAGGCGCCGATCGCGGCGGCGGCGAACGGCATGCTCAGCGGGGCGAAGCCGAGGCTGACCAGGCTGGCGACGGAGGTGACCCGGCCGAGGTAGGAGGGGTCGCCCTGGGTCTGGAGCAGGGCGCCGCACATGGCGCCGCTGAGCCCGCTGACCAGCCCGATGAGCAGGGCGATGCCGACGGCGACGGGGAGGCTGGAGGCCTGGCCGAGGGAGCCCACGGCGACGGCGCCGGCGGTGCAGGCGCACCCGGCCACCAGTCCGGCGCGCGGCAGGCGGCCCCGCACGGTCAGCA comes from the Streptomyces sp. NBC_00820 genome and includes:
- a CDS encoding DUF2752 domain-containing protein; translation: MWQRLAAPAGALAAVATAFAYVGAVDPGEPGHYPVCPLYRFTGLYCPGCGGLRSAHAFIHGDLLAALRDNAAGVAAYLGFAVLWTAWVVRAARGRPVRIDPGPAPLWIAGTLLLAFTVVRNLPFGGWLHP
- a CDS encoding HGxxPAAW family protein, producing the protein MAGSSHGHTPAAWTGVTIAFIGFCVAGAFMVMAQPVGFWAGMAIVVLGGVVGAVMRAMGLGMPKQATALTYQAAPAATREPAGAQS
- a CDS encoding TIGR02234 family membrane protein, with amino-acid sequence MTTAVPHPRSDSSTASAPVRSGRRSLAMALMFGALGAAVALLSTRQRWSEGTATVAGGAFPLVAKGSDVTGVPAALAVVGLAALVAVFAVRRAGRLLVAALLALSGAGIVVAALSGASDDSALDDKAAEATGDASATVASLTHTGWPYVAAAGGVLILLAGLLALRYGGLWPAMSGRYERGGERPRRTARPVDPERPEEIWKALDRGEDPTGA
- a CDS encoding anthranilate synthase component I is translated as MDLETFRKLATDRRVVPVTRKLLADGDTPVALYRKLAAERTGTFLLESAENGRSWSRYSFVGVRSAGTLTERDGQAHWLGTPPVGVPVDGDPLAALRATLQALHTPHQEGMPPFTGGMVGYLGYDIVRRLEKIGPGERDDLKLPELTMLLTSDLAVMDHWEGSVLLIANAINHNDLDTGIDDAYADAVARLDAMEADLARPVAQPPAVLPPSELPEYTALWGGPDFQEAVEDVKERIRAGEAFQVVPSQRFETPVTASALDVYRVLRATNPSPYMYLFRFDGFDVVGSSPEALVKVEDGRAMVHPIAGTRHRGATLQEDQALGEELLADPKERAEHLMLVDLGRNDLGRVCEPGSVEVVDFMSIERYSHVMHIVSTVTGKVSEGRTAFDVLTACFPAGTLSGAPKPRAMQIIDELEPSRRGLYGGCVGYLDFAGDSDTAIAIRTALLRDGTAYVQAGAGIVADSDPVAEDNECRNKAAAVLRAVHTANRLGRA
- the hisI gene encoding phosphoribosyl-AMP cyclohydrolase — translated: MTSTTGGPRPTSLDPAIAARLKRDADGLVPAVAQQYDTGEVLMLGWMDDEALHRTLTTGRCTYWSRSRQEYWVKGDTSGHYQWVKSVALDCDADTLLVRVDQVGAACHTGDRTCFDADVLLRDDVSGTPASDQ
- a CDS encoding TIGR03085 family metal-binding protein, whose translation is MSTFAKRERLLLADLLETVGPDAPTLCEGWRARDLAAHVVVRERRPDAAGGLVIKQLAPRLERVTAEYAAKPYEELLQLIRTGPPRFSPFALKQVDEAANTVEFYVHTEDVRRAQPDWSPRELDPVFQDTLWSNLERSARLMDRGAPTGLVLRCPDGRTTVAHRGTPVVTVTGEPSELLMFAYGRQGVAAVALEGDADAIEKVHESRQLGI
- a CDS encoding VOC family protein, yielding MIKVAMTHVYVEDVAKAHAFYTEVLGFETRLHMDLGDGALFVTVGAPHGAQRDVQLLLEPGRNPIADPYRTALYDAGIPCIVFSVTDLPAEYDRLRALGVRFTHPPQEQGPVLAAVFDDTVGNLVQLTEPLG